A region of [Bacteroides] pectinophilus DNA encodes the following proteins:
- a CDS encoding 1-deoxy-D-xylulose-5-phosphate reductoisomerase codes for MKKISVLGSTGSIGTQTLDVVRRNNDIEIVALAAGRRIKELEAQIREFGPKLVSVADEQLAKELAVSIADLDVKIVYGMEGLTEAAVYPEAQTVVTAVVGMMGIVPTIAAIKAGKDIALANKETLVTAGHIIMPLAKEYNINIYPVDSEHSAIFQSLNGEYHAEIDKILLTASGGPFRNYTKEQLKNVKVEDALKHPNWAMGRKITIDSSTMVNKGLEVMEAQWLFNVPADRVQVIIQPQSVIHSMVQFVDGGIMAQLGSPDMRLPIQYALYYPHRKPLDTKRLDFYELGQITFQKPDFDKFRGLALAYEAARKGGNIPTALNAANEMAVAMFLDRRISYLQIPEIIEYVMNETHYTDNPDVDRILETEQTAYELIRSRY; via the coding sequence GTGAAAAAGATTTCGGTACTTGGATCTACAGGGTCAATAGGAACACAGACACTTGACGTTGTCCGCAGGAATAACGACATTGAGATAGTTGCATTGGCTGCCGGCAGAAGAATAAAGGAACTGGAAGCCCAGATAAGGGAGTTTGGACCGAAGCTTGTAAGCGTGGCAGATGAGCAGCTTGCAAAGGAGCTTGCAGTAAGCATTGCAGACCTTGATGTTAAGATAGTATACGGCATGGAGGGACTTACTGAAGCGGCAGTATATCCCGAAGCACAGACAGTAGTAACGGCAGTGGTCGGAATGATGGGAATTGTTCCTACAATAGCAGCAATAAAGGCAGGCAAAGATATTGCACTTGCCAACAAAGAGACACTCGTTACGGCAGGTCATATAATAATGCCGCTTGCAAAGGAATATAATATAAATATATACCCTGTTGACAGCGAGCATTCAGCAATATTCCAGTCACTTAACGGAGAATACCATGCAGAGATTGATAAGATACTATTGACTGCATCAGGCGGACCTTTCCGCAACTATACTAAGGAACAGCTGAAGAATGTGAAAGTTGAGGATGCATTGAAACATCCCAACTGGGCTATGGGGCGTAAGATAACGATAGATTCATCAACAATGGTGAACAAAGGACTTGAAGTTATGGAAGCGCAGTGGCTGTTCAATGTACCGGCTGACCGTGTTCAGGTGATTATCCAGCCACAGAGTGTAATTCATTCAATGGTCCAGTTTGTCGATGGCGGTATTATGGCTCAGCTGGGAAGTCCTGATATGAGACTTCCAATACAGTATGCACTTTATTATCCGCACAGAAAGCCGCTTGATACTAAGAGGCTGGACTTTTATGAGCTTGGACAGATTACATTCCAGAAGCCGGATTTTGATAAGTTCAGAGGGCTTGCACTTGCATATGAAGCTGCAAGAAAGGGCGGCAATATCCCTACAGCGCTTAATGCAGCTAACGAGATGGCAGTTGCAATGTTCCTTGACCGCAGGATAAGCTATCTTCAGATACCTGAGATTATTGAATATGTCATGAATGAGACACATTATACAGATAATCCGGATGTTGACAGGATACTTGAGACAGAACAGACAGCATATGAACTTATCAGAAGCAGGTATTAA
- a CDS encoding DUF6115 domain-containing protein produces the protein MTAFEVVLLLCGIICVAVSFIMGDSKKKNTDDKDYDANLTEEQKEDIRRQVTDIIDEEMLNASEKTEVSLDKISNTKILEMNEYADNILGEINRNHNEAVFLYDMLNDKAKEVKSTVKDVNVTKKQVEKIQAEVTSAAANPEEDNAYADKSGDKSQRRSEHEFRSMTPEIVREIGMPVTSEYDDSQENDSYGTGGADINDGMDMVSPQELMAVSQMLGQDMQQNIQQNIQTVSAQDNGMHDNGTHGLNRNDEILSMYESGMDSRQIAKELNLGIGEVRLVIDLYKSTK, from the coding sequence GTGACAGCGTTTGAGGTAGTACTGCTTTTGTGTGGAATAATCTGTGTTGCAGTAAGCTTTATAATGGGTGACTCCAAGAAAAAAAACACAGACGATAAGGATTATGATGCAAATCTTACAGAAGAGCAGAAGGAAGATATAAGAAGACAGGTAACTGACATAATAGATGAAGAGATGCTGAATGCATCAGAGAAGACAGAAGTTTCACTCGATAAGATATCCAACACAAAGATTCTTGAGATGAATGAATATGCGGACAACATACTTGGAGAGATAAACCGTAATCATAATGAAGCTGTATTTCTCTATGATATGCTTAATGACAAAGCAAAAGAAGTCAAGTCTACAGTAAAAGATGTCAATGTAACGAAGAAGCAGGTTGAGAAGATTCAGGCAGAGGTCACATCTGCAGCTGCGAATCCCGAAGAGGATAATGCATACGCAGATAAGTCAGGAGATAAGTCGCAGCGCAGGTCTGAACATGAATTCAGAAGCATGACCCCGGAGATTGTCAGGGAGATAGGTATGCCTGTAACATCAGAATATGATGATTCACAGGAAAATGATTCATATGGAACCGGCGGTGCAGATATCAATGACGGCATGGATATGGTTTCGCCACAGGAACTTATGGCTGTGTCACAGATGTTAGGACAGGACATGCAGCAGAACATACAGCAGAACATACAGACTGTTTCGGCACAGGATAATGGGATGCATGATAACGGGACACATGGACTTAACAGAAATGATGAGATACTCAGCATGTATGAATCCGGAATGGACAGCCGGCAGATAGCAAAAGAGCTCAATCTCGGAATCGGAGAGGTAAGGCTTGTGATAGATTTATATAAAAGTACAAAGTAG
- a CDS encoding FapA family protein, whose amino-acid sequence MHTNGYFQLASTKDGLMITVYPPQPGGRKAEVEDLISYAAQKGISDYIDVLKAKMAFDGGKDKVRMLIYDKSPVPNGEFGSYNISRDKMEVEAVFYPPFEGEHELTAEGIKDDLAASGVKMGILDDEINRFIEEREYFVPYTIARGQQPVDGHDGRIEYKFNTVTSAKPKMNDDGTVDFHSLDNVNHINAGDVVAELFPEDYGTPGYDVVGQPVSPKKVKRAVFQYGRNLKVSEDKRFLISEVSGHVTLENDKVFVSNELELVNVDNSTGDINYSGNVIIKGNVITGFSVNASGDITVNGLVEGANLTAGGNITLMRGVQGGGRAMLTAGGDIVSKFIESANMVSAGGKIETDSILHSKVIAKGPIVVQGRNGLIVGGDVKSRVLIDCKTIGNDMGTATVVGVGVDPTVKKRIDVLKNELEQLGKQKIQLGQLVTALRKKQDIEGGLDAEKQALQQKTMRNMLMLEKQLSDDKKELEECRNMISEDASARIKVSRTANIGTKVMFGDQYIFLREKYDFCQFIKKDGDIKSSGM is encoded by the coding sequence ATGCATACGAATGGATATTTTCAACTTGCATCAACTAAGGATGGACTTATGATAACTGTATATCCTCCGCAGCCGGGTGGAAGGAAGGCAGAGGTAGAGGATCTTATTTCATATGCTGCGCAGAAAGGTATATCGGATTATATAGATGTACTCAAAGCAAAGATGGCATTTGACGGTGGCAAAGACAAAGTAAGGATGCTTATATACGATAAGTCACCGGTGCCTAATGGTGAATTCGGAAGCTATAATATATCAAGGGATAAGATGGAAGTTGAAGCGGTGTTCTATCCTCCGTTTGAGGGCGAACATGAGCTTACGGCTGAGGGTATTAAGGATGACCTCGCAGCATCAGGTGTCAAGATGGGAATACTTGATGATGAGATAAACAGGTTTATTGAGGAACGCGAATATTTTGTCCCGTATACAATTGCAAGAGGACAGCAGCCGGTTGATGGCCATGATGGCAGGATTGAGTATAAGTTCAATACGGTAACATCTGCAAAGCCTAAGATGAATGATGACGGTACGGTTGATTTTCATTCACTGGACAATGTTAATCATATTAATGCAGGGGATGTTGTTGCAGAACTTTTTCCGGAAGATTATGGTACTCCCGGATATGATGTTGTCGGACAGCCGGTATCGCCAAAGAAGGTCAAGAGAGCAGTATTCCAGTATGGACGTAACCTTAAGGTTTCAGAAGATAAGCGCTTTCTTATATCTGAGGTAAGCGGACATGTAACTCTTGAGAATGACAAAGTATTTGTATCGAATGAGCTTGAACTCGTTAATGTTGATAATTCAACTGGAGATATTAATTACAGCGGTAATGTAATAATAAAGGGTAATGTAATAACAGGATTCAGTGTCAATGCATCAGGAGATATTACAGTTAACGGACTTGTTGAAGGTGCTAATCTTACCGCAGGCGGTAATATAACCCTTATGAGAGGTGTACAGGGCGGCGGAAGAGCGATGCTTACCGCAGGCGGCGATATTGTATCAAAGTTTATTGAGAGCGCCAATATGGTTTCAGCAGGCGGCAAGATTGAGACAGATTCAATTCTTCACAGTAAGGTAATAGCCAAAGGACCTATTGTTGTTCAGGGACGTAACGGGCTTATTGTCGGAGGTGACGTTAAGTCAAGAGTGCTTATAGACTGCAAGACAATCGGCAATGATATGGGAACTGCAACGGTAGTTGGTGTCGGTGTGGATCCTACGGTGAAGAAGCGCATAGATGTGCTTAAGAATGAACTGGAGCAGCTTGGAAAGCAGAAGATACAGCTTGGACAGCTTGTGACGGCACTTCGCAAGAAGCAGGATATTGAAGGCGGACTTGATGCTGAGAAGCAGGCACTTCAGCAAAAGACAATGCGTAACATGCTTATGCTTGAGAAACAGTTAAGCGATGATAAAAAAGAGCTTGAAGAATGCCGCAATATGATAAGCGAGGATGCAAGTGCGAGAATCAAAGTATCAAGGACTGCTAATATTGGAACAAAGGTAATGTTTGGCGACCAGTATATTTTCCTTCGCGAGAAATATGACTTTTGTCAGTTCATTAAGAAGGATGGAGATATCAAGTCATCAGGAATGTAA
- the frr gene encoding ribosome recycling factor, with amino-acid sequence MSDIAIYEDKMKKSVEALLEDYKTIRAGRANPHILDKIRVDYYNTPTPLQQVANISVPEARIIQIQPWDASLIKEIEKAIIVSDLGLTPNNDGKVIRLVFPELTEDRRKELSKDVKKKGENAKVAIRNVRRDANDVFKKQNKANEISEDELKDAEDSIQKITDKYITEVDKCVDDKIKEVMTV; translated from the coding sequence ATGAGCGATATAGCAATATATGAAGATAAGATGAAGAAGTCAGTTGAGGCATTACTTGAGGATTATAAGACAATCCGTGCGGGAAGAGCCAACCCGCATATCCTTGATAAGATTCGTGTGGATTATTATAATACACCGACTCCGCTTCAGCAGGTAGCCAATATATCAGTACCTGAGGCAAGAATTATACAGATTCAGCCATGGGATGCAAGCCTTATTAAGGAGATTGAGAAGGCTATAATTGTATCTGATCTTGGACTTACACCTAATAATGATGGTAAGGTAATCAGACTTGTATTTCCTGAACTTACAGAGGACAGACGTAAGGAACTTTCCAAGGATGTTAAGAAGAAGGGCGAGAATGCCAAAGTAGCAATCCGCAATGTAAGAAGAGACGCTAACGATGTATTTAAGAAGCAGAATAAGGCCAATGAGATTTCAGAGGATGAGTTAAAGGACGCAGAGGACAGCATTCAGAAGATTACAGATAAGTATATAACTGAGGTTGATAAGTGCGTGGATGATAAGATAAAGGAAGTTATGACAGTATAA
- a CDS encoding isoprenyl transferase — protein sequence MDTFNEKLGLRVPEHVAVILDGNGRWAKKRLMPRTYGHYQGSKVVEDMLHVVDDMGVKYFTVYAFSTENWNRSKDEVDTLMKILRTYLVDCVAKSMKNNVRCRVIGRPDGLSQDILDSIHNLEEKTKNNTGLNFTIAINYGGRDEIRRAVKSIADEVAAGKVKPDDITEQMIAQHLDTRELPDPDLLIRTSGEERLSNFLPWQLAYTEFYFTSVLWPDFNEKEMIKAIEKYNKRERRFGGVKEEQA from the coding sequence TTGGATACATTTAACGAGAAGCTCGGACTGCGTGTGCCAGAACATGTGGCAGTAATACTTGATGGCAACGGAAGATGGGCTAAAAAGAGACTTATGCCGCGCACATATGGACATTATCAGGGAAGCAAGGTTGTTGAGGACATGCTTCATGTGGTTGATGATATGGGCGTAAAGTATTTTACTGTATATGCATTCTCGACAGAGAACTGGAACCGTTCTAAGGATGAAGTGGATACATTGATGAAGATATTAAGGACATATCTTGTGGACTGTGTTGCCAAGTCAATGAAGAATAATGTACGATGCAGGGTAATAGGAAGACCTGACGGATTGAGTCAGGATATTCTTGACAGTATCCATAACCTTGAAGAGAAGACAAAGAATAATACAGGACTTAATTTTACAATTGCAATTAATTATGGCGGAAGAGATGAGATAAGAAGGGCAGTTAAGTCAATTGCTGACGAGGTAGCCGCAGGAAAAGTTAAGCCGGATGACATTACCGAGCAGATGATTGCACAGCACCTTGATACACGGGAGCTTCCCGATCCTGATCTGCTTATAAGGACAAGTGGGGAAGAAAGACTGTCTAATTTCCTTCCATGGCAGCTTGCGTATACAGAGTTTTACTTTACATCGGTATTATGGCCTGATTTTAATGAAAAAGAAATGATAAAGGCTATTGAAAAATATAATAAGCGTGAGAGAAGATTTGGCGGTGTAAAGGAGGAGCAGGCATAA
- the rpsB gene encoding 30S ribosomal protein S2 has product MSVISMKQLLEAGVHFGHQTRRWNPKMQQYIYTHRNGIHIIDLQKSVGKVDEAYKAVSDIAAEGGTILFVGTKKQAQDAIATEAQRCGMFYVNERWLGGMLTNFTTIQKRIAKLHEIETMKEDGTFDVLPKKEVALLEKELEKLQKNLGGIKEMKKLPDAIFVVDPKKERICIQEAHALGIPLIGIVDTNCDPDELDYVIPGNDDAIRAVKLIVSKMADAVIEANQGAEEAPVAEDAAEETTEA; this is encoded by the coding sequence ATGAGCGTAATTTCAATGAAGCAGTTACTGGAGGCAGGTGTTCATTTTGGACATCAGACAAGAAGATGGAATCCTAAGATGCAGCAGTACATCTACACACATCGTAACGGAATCCACATCATCGACCTTCAGAAGTCAGTAGGAAAGGTTGACGAGGCTTACAAGGCAGTATCAGATATCGCTGCTGAGGGTGGCACAATCCTTTTCGTTGGTACTAAGAAGCAGGCACAGGATGCTATCGCTACAGAGGCACAGCGTTGCGGCATGTTCTATGTTAACGAGAGATGGCTTGGTGGTATGCTTACAAACTTCACAACAATCCAGAAGAGAATTGCTAAGCTTCACGAGATTGAGACAATGAAGGAAGATGGAACATTCGACGTTCTTCCTAAGAAGGAAGTTGCTCTTCTTGAGAAGGAACTTGAGAAGCTTCAGAAGAATCTTGGCGGTATCAAGGAGATGAAGAAGCTCCCGGATGCTATCTTTGTTGTTGATCCTAAGAAGGAAAGAATTTGTATTCAGGAAGCACATGCACTTGGTATTCCGCTTATCGGTATCGTTGATACAAACTGTGATCCGGATGAGCTTGATTATGTAATCCCAGGTAATGATGATGCAATCAGAGCTGTAAAGCTTATCGTATCTAAGATGGCTGATGCAGTTATTGAGGCTAATCAGGGCGCTGAGGAAGCTCCGGTTGCAGAAGATGCGGCAGAAGAGACAACAGAGGCTTAA
- a CDS encoding chemotaxis protein CheD, translated as MGNMIKVGMGDLKACKCPDALTTLGLGSCIGVALYDPVTKVSGLLHFMLPDSTQIRNNSNRAKFADTGIEDLITLMVSMGANKNRLVAKIAGGAKMFATSGMSEILCVGDRNAEAAKKELAARNIRILAQDTGLDYGRTVEFYSETGDYKIKAVGKGVKVI; from the coding sequence ATGGGAAATATGATTAAGGTTGGTATGGGTGACCTGAAAGCATGTAAGTGTCCGGATGCTCTGACTACACTTGGACTTGGTTCATGCATAGGCGTTGCACTGTATGATCCGGTGACAAAAGTCAGCGGACTTTTGCATTTTATGCTGCCGGACAGCACTCAGATAAGAAACAATTCTAACAGGGCAAAGTTTGCAGATACAGGCATTGAAGACCTGATTACACTTATGGTATCCATGGGTGCAAACAAAAACCGCCTTGTTGCCAAAATCGCAGGTGGAGCTAAGATGTTCGCTACGTCGGGAATGTCAGAGATATTGTGTGTTGGTGACCGCAATGCCGAGGCTGCGAAAAAAGAACTTGCAGCAAGAAATATAAGGATTCTTGCACAGGATACGGGACTTGACTATGGACGTACCGTTGAGTTCTATTCAGAGACAGGAGATTATAAGATTAAGGCTGTCGGTAAGGGAGTCAAAGTTATATGA
- the pyrH gene encoding UMP kinase has translation MKDLKRVILKLSGEALTGNQKSGYDDAMIEDIARQVKEITDKGIQVGIVIGGGNYWRGRSNDSIDRTKADQIGMLATIMNCIYVSEIFRSTGIMTNVLTPFECGGITKLFSKDRANKYFSKGMVVFFAGGTGHPYFSTDTGVALRAIEMDADAILLAKAIDGVYDSDPKTNPAAKKYDSISIQEVVDKKLGVIDMTASVMCMENRIPLMVFGLNEKNSIVDAMSGKFNGTMVTV, from the coding sequence ATGAAAGATTTAAAAAGAGTAATCCTTAAACTTAGCGGAGAGGCGCTTACAGGCAATCAGAAGTCCGGATATGATGATGCAATGATTGAAGATATTGCAAGACAGGTAAAGGAGATAACTGATAAGGGAATTCAGGTTGGAATCGTCATCGGTGGAGGTAATTACTGGAGAGGACGTTCTAATGACTCAATTGACAGAACGAAAGCAGACCAGATTGGAATGCTTGCAACAATTATGAACTGCATATATGTATCTGAGATATTCAGATCTACAGGAATTATGACTAATGTGCTCACACCTTTTGAGTGCGGGGGTATCACAAAGCTTTTTTCAAAGGACAGAGCTAATAAGTATTTTTCAAAAGGAATGGTAGTATTCTTTGCCGGTGGAACGGGACACCCTTATTTCTCAACAGATACAGGTGTTGCGCTCAGAGCGATAGAGATGGATGCAGATGCAATCCTTCTTGCTAAGGCTATTGATGGCGTCTATGACAGTGATCCTAAGACCAATCCGGCAGCTAAGAAGTATGACAGCATATCAATACAGGAAGTTGTTGATAAGAAGCTTGGTGTAATAGATATGACAGCTTCGGTAATGTGCATGGAGAACAGGATTCCGCTTATGGTATTCGGACTTAACGAGAAGAACAGCATTGTTGACGCAATGAGCGGCAAGTTCAACGGAACTATGGTTACAGTGTAG
- a CDS encoding FliA/WhiG family RNA polymerase sigma factor produces the protein MDEAARNKLWSEYSRTRSTALRDQLIIEYSQLVKLVAGRLGMYLGYSVEYDDLCGYGIFGLIDAIDKFDCNKNVKFETYASLRIRGAILDQIRKMDWIPRSLRQKQKKIDAAMSKIEAQKGSVATDEELAQELGITLDEFNDWQGKTKATNLISLDEYTETQGTEAKMDSVTNARFDQPEDVVEKEELKKMIVEAISLLTDKERSVVTLYYYEEMTLKEISLVLDVSESRVSQLHTKALLKMKSKLGPYLNILI, from the coding sequence ATGGATGAGGCAGCAAGAAACAAGCTGTGGAGCGAGTATAGCAGAACAAGAAGCACTGCTTTGCGTGATCAGCTTATAATTGAATATTCGCAGCTGGTTAAGCTTGTGGCAGGGCGTCTCGGAATGTATCTGGGGTATAGCGTGGAGTATGATGATCTCTGCGGTTATGGTATATTTGGACTGATAGACGCAATTGATAAATTTGACTGTAACAAGAATGTTAAGTTTGAGACTTATGCAAGCCTGAGAATCAGGGGAGCGATTCTTGATCAGATAAGAAAGATGGACTGGATTCCACGTTCATTAAGACAAAAACAGAAGAAAATAGATGCCGCTATGTCGAAGATAGAAGCACAGAAAGGCAGTGTGGCAACAGATGAGGAGCTTGCACAAGAGCTTGGAATAACACTTGATGAGTTTAATGACTGGCAGGGGAAGACTAAGGCAACAAACCTGATTTCACTGGATGAATATACGGAGACTCAGGGAACCGAAGCAAAGATGGATTCTGTTACAAATGCAAGGTTTGACCAGCCTGAGGATGTTGTTGAAAAAGAAGAACTCAAAAAAATGATAGTGGAAGCAATATCTCTGCTGACAGATAAAGAGAGAAGTGTTGTAACACTATATTATTATGAAGAGATGACACTCAAGGAAATAAGTCTTGTGCTTGATGTGTCTGAATCGAGAGTATCACAATTACATACAAAGGCTTTGCTTAAGATGAAGTCAAAGTTAGGACCATATCTTAATATATTGATCTGA
- a CDS encoding phosphatidate cytidylyltransferase, translated as MLVRILSGIVLLLITGSSLIIGGWYLYGICIFISLVGMMEYYRVLGINKKLPGIIGYVGATAYYVSLLMTDECFGILVLTATAIAMMIAYVATFPKYTIEDIAKGYFGVIYVAVMISYIYLTRQLPDGEYLAWLIFICSWGSDSFAYLAGVAFGKHKMTPKLSPKKSYEGAVGGIAGAAVLGALFGVLVKYLTGADYMAAFTAASAIGATISIFGDLAASAIKRNKDIKDYGRLIPGHGGILDRYDSVIFTAPIVYWVLYFIVR; from the coding sequence ATGTTAGTTAGAATTTTGAGTGGGATAGTACTTCTGCTGATTACAGGCTCTTCGCTTATAATCGGAGGATGGTATCTGTATGGAATATGTATATTCATCTCACTTGTGGGAATGATGGAATATTATCGTGTACTCGGTATCAATAAAAAGCTTCCGGGGATTATAGGCTATGTAGGAGCAACGGCTTATTATGTATCTTTGCTCATGACGGACGAATGCTTTGGAATACTTGTACTTACTGCAACGGCAATAGCAATGATGATTGCATATGTTGCAACATTTCCAAAGTACACAATTGAAGATATTGCAAAGGGATATTTTGGCGTTATATATGTTGCGGTTATGATTTCATATATATATCTTACACGTCAGCTCCCTGACGGAGAGTATCTTGCATGGCTTATATTCATATGCTCATGGGGCAGTGATTCATTTGCTTACCTTGCCGGAGTTGCATTCGGAAAGCATAAGATGACACCGAAGCTGTCACCTAAGAAGTCCTATGAGGGAGCGGTTGGCGGTATCGCAGGAGCTGCAGTGCTCGGGGCATTATTCGGAGTACTTGTTAAATATCTTACGGGAGCCGATTACATGGCAGCGTTCACGGCTGCATCGGCAATAGGCGCTACAATCTCGATATTCGGAGACCTTGCGGCATCAGCAATAAAGCGCAATAAAGATATTAAGGATTACGGCAGGCTTATACCGGGACACGGCGGAATACTTGACAGATATGACAGTGTGATATTTACCGCACCTATAGTATACTGGGTGCTGTATTTTATAGTCAGATGA
- a CDS encoding polysaccharide deacetylase — protein MDNRVGYVVYHRKYSRLQKFIMAIAVVFIILPSVLCVILFDRMNKMQSRIDELAAAGRQGSVAGQAEAEAQDDDDGMDGALYNESDDTQALKDASDIKYSRPSDIVRDEDRYHGARVYLTFDDGPSDNTDAILDKLGEYGVKATFFVVMKEDEKSVERYKRIVNEGHTLAMHSASHVYSQIYSSYDAYTEDVNQLRSYLKSVTGVTPVYYRFPGGSSNTVSSVPMSECIEYLDSQGIIYYDWNVASGDTDRAYVSSSTIADNVIRGVEGKQSSVVLMHDTNKKTTTVDALDSILKYMSDTGKNVLPITEGTTPVHHRISDAK, from the coding sequence ATGGATAACAGAGTTGGTTATGTAGTATATCATAGAAAATACAGCAGGCTCCAGAAGTTCATCATGGCAATAGCAGTGGTATTTATTATTCTGCCATCGGTCCTGTGTGTTATCCTGTTTGACAGAATGAATAAGATGCAGAGCCGGATTGATGAGCTGGCTGCAGCGGGAAGACAGGGCAGCGTAGCAGGTCAGGCTGAGGCTGAGGCTCAGGACGATGATGATGGAATGGATGGTGCATTGTATAATGAGAGCGATGATACACAGGCGCTTAAGGATGCATCAGATATAAAGTACAGCAGACCATCGGATATTGTCAGGGATGAAGACAGATACCATGGCGCAAGAGTGTATCTGACGTTTGATGACGGACCGTCAGATAATACGGATGCAATTCTTGATAAGCTGGGAGAATATGGAGTAAAGGCAACATTTTTCGTTGTAATGAAAGAAGACGAGAAGTCAGTTGAACGTTATAAAAGAATTGTTAACGAAGGGCATACACTTGCGATGCATTCAGCTTCACATGTATATTCACAGATTTACAGCTCGTATGATGCATACACGGAGGATGTTAATCAACTGAGAAGTTACCTGAAGAGTGTGACGGGGGTTACGCCTGTATATTACAGATTCCCGGGTGGCTCAAGTAATACGGTAAGCAGTGTCCCTATGAGCGAGTGTATAGAATATCTCGATTCTCAGGGAATAATATATTATGACTGGAATGTCGCATCAGGAGATACGGATAGAGCATATGTCAGTTCATCGACAATTGCAGATAACGTAATAAGAGGTGTAGAAGGCAAGCAGTCATCAGTTGTGCTTATGCATGATACCAATAAGAAGACTACAACTGTTGATGCGCTTGATTCAATCCTTAAGTATATGAGCGATACCGGTAAGAATGTACTGCCAATAACAGAGGGGACAACCCCTGTTCATCACAGAATAAGTGATGCAAAATAA
- the tsf gene encoding translation elongation factor Ts: MAAITAAMVKELRESTGAGMMECKKALTEADGDMEAAVDVLRKSGAAKVEKKAGRIAAEGLTRVASEGNTAVVAEVNSETDFVAKNAIFQEFVQFVADTALKSSVEKAGDGEDVCDILGLKSELEEKTLTIGEKLSIRRFAKISGDCVASYTHGGGRIGVIVAADGASGDAVQEALTNVAMQIAAMNPQYISRDDMSDAELAKLREIIQESALNDPATLPKPILNKLIEKAVTDKVWSDEDIAIYNEKKSNMQYLFNFLSKEAAEQLAQLALADRDAITSDKIFHGLVEGRVSKQLKEICLLDQVYVKAEDGKQTVAAYLAQVAKKVGADFKLKGFVRFETGEGIEKKVDDFAAEVAAQAGL, from the coding sequence ATGGCAGCAATTACAGCAGCAATGGTTAAGGAACTTAGAGAGTCTACAGGCGCAGGAATGATGGAGTGTAAGAAGGCTCTTACAGAGGCAGATGGAGATATGGAAGCAGCTGTTGATGTTCTTAGAAAGAGCGGAGCAGCAAAGGTAGAGAAGAAGGCCGGAAGAATCGCAGCAGAAGGTCTTACAAGAGTTGCATCAGAAGGTAACACAGCAGTTGTAGCAGAGGTTAACTCTGAGACAGACTTTGTTGCTAAGAATGCTATCTTCCAGGAATTTGTTCAGTTCGTTGCAGATACAGCACTTAAGTCATCAGTAGAGAAGGCAGGAGACGGCGAGGATGTATGTGATATTCTTGGTCTTAAGTCAGAGCTTGAGGAGAAGACTCTTACAATCGGCGAGAAGCTTTCTATCAGAAGATTTGCTAAGATTTCAGGTGACTGCGTAGCTTCATATACACATGGCGGCGGAAGAATCGGCGTTATTGTTGCAGCTGACGGTGCTTCAGGAGATGCGGTTCAGGAAGCACTTACTAATGTAGCAATGCAGATTGCAGCTATGAATCCACAGTACATCAGCAGAGATGACATGTCAGATGCTGAGCTTGCTAAGTTAAGAGAGATTATTCAGGAGAGCGCACTTAATGATCCTGCAACTCTTCCAAAGCCAATTCTTAACAAGTTAATCGAGAAGGCTGTTACAGATAAGGTTTGGAGCGATGAGGATATCGCTATTTACAACGAGAAGAAGAGCAATATGCAGTACCTGTTCAACTTCCTCTCAAAGGAAGCTGCAGAACAGTTAGCTCAGCTTGCATTAGCTGACAGAGATGCAATCACATCAGATAAGATTTTCCACGGCTTAGTAGAAGGACGTGTTTCTAAGCAGCTTAAGGAAATCTGTCTTCTTGACCAGGTATATGTTAAGGCTGAGGATGGCAAGCAGACAGTAGCAGCTTATCTTGCACAGGTTGCTAAGAAAGTTGGTGCTGACTTCAAGCTCAAGGGCTTCGTTCGTTTTGAGACAGGCGAAGGTATTGAGAAGAAGGTTGATGACTTCGCAGCAGAAGTTGCAGCACAGGCAGGTCTGTAA